One window of the Lytechinus pictus isolate F3 Inbred chromosome 5, Lp3.0, whole genome shotgun sequence genome contains the following:
- the LOC129261487 gene encoding A-kinase anchor protein 17A-like isoform X4 produces the protein MYLLVGKSHLNCGHSHITMATVGCQLCSNSTEAIELYESKFLYLKPIAKINISVTLPQMKTPGKSISNWEVMEKLKKMAKPDSFLVLRVTKSSLDFLRFEAELEARSIIKVMITRLDTKSIKLSGFTEVMKVRAAEAKIPFPNRHDWDVFFRDAKNMNENNPGERPDTIHVESLPVRWFAIDVEPDKPSEIVVRNVFGTCGVIRNIDIPMLDPYRHESQVTGGNFGKISSLGTNLTFDVYVQFMEYIGFVKAMDTFKGMKLMRIGQEEKSYTAEIKVDFDKTRHLSAKSMKKREKERQKLIELIRKREEQKRLEKEEEERKKEEERKKKEEEIKLKQLQKQMKAQLRKNRQTEREERRRQKREERRLQRKIMMEERKLVLAQRKLESIRLLTVLLEKVQALRQEEEVAQKLYELEKARQEQLQREKEQKEAEERKKKRAEARKEKQLRHKEKKLRSKIINALKTKEEKAQEEKREKLRKQLTKTRLRSSIVTASSSSHRPTTPEQPYTIQTQMISPEALQRLEEYHRSLAIYQRQLAAYHRNMASHSYYQNRNQQRRFGSFRSPYGTFTLKKRQYQNWKDRDHSHRGRDRYRSRSRSRSRNRTKSRSRSRSRSRYRTRSRTRSRSRSRTRSRSRSRTRSRTRSRSRERSEPRSSSRKWKRERYRTRSRSRSSSRSRSRERSRSKTRERSRSESEEKSHSRSQSRDQDKARSRSSVKSKSKAKKKSKLKKKSKSKHRSRSIDRSKSGDIKRSKSKEKSRSRDGSRSRSGHRSESRERSRDDSRASEPPFDNEVDSVHESPIRSKSGERDNEDKQREDVSPSRSQAKETLTSGNMLGDSQSQKGDDESAASGGCSSEEPNPVSVAFATCDQDDLASETLGSAERVSPSPNHGDESNEVSTLRSEKEEVESVKVSEATLPQGDDDDESSVGSESEDRIGSGNASRASTPQNEDEVNTNWAF, from the exons ATGTACCTTCTGGTCGGCAAAAGTCATCTCAATTGCGGACATTCACAcatcaccatggcaacagttGGGTGTCAGCTCTGTAGCAACTCAACAGAGGCTATTGAGTTGTATGAGAGCAAGTTCCTTTACCTGAAGCCGATTGCGAAAATCAACATCTCTGTGACCTTACCCCAGATGAAAACACCAG gGAAGTCAATCAGCAATTGGGAGGTAATGGAAAAGCTGAAGAAGATGGCCAAACCAGACTCTTTCCTTGTCTTGCGGGTCACCAAAAGCTCACTGGACTTCCTGCGATTCGAGGCTGAGCTTGAAGCACGCTCCATCATCAAAGTCATGATCACAAGACTGGACACGAAGAGCATCAAGCTTAGCGGGTTCACGGAGGTCATGAAAGTGCGAGCCGCCGAGGCAAAGATCCCTTTCCCAAACCGCCACGACTGGGATGTCTTCTTCCGGGATGCAAAGAACATGAATGAGAACAATCCTGGGGAGAGACCGGATACAATTCACGTGGAGAGTCTACCGGTGCGATGGTTTGCCATCGACGTCGAACCGGACAAACCAAGCGAGATCGTGGTGAGGAATGTCTTTGGCACTTGTGGCGTGATCAGGAATATTGACATCCCGATGTTGGATCCATACAGACACGAGAGTCAAGTGACTGGAGGGAACTTTGGAAAGATCTCTAGTCTCGGCACCAACCTGACATTTGATGTCTACGTGCAGTTCATGGAGTACATTGGATTTGTGAAAGCAATGGACACCTTCAAAGGCATGAAACTCATGAGAATTGGACAGGAAGAAAAGTCTTATACAGCTGAAATCAAG GTGGACTTTGATAAGACAAGACATCTCAGTGCAAAATCaatgaagaagagagagaaggaacGGCAGAAGTTGATAGAATTGATAAGAAAGAGGGAAGAGCAAAAAAGATtggagaaagaagaggaagagagaaagaaagaggaagaaag gaagaagaaggaggaggagatcAAGCTGAAGCAATTGCAAAAGCAGATGAAAGCACAGCTGAGGAAGAACCGACAGACAGAACGAGAGGAGAGACGGAGACAGAAGAGAGAGGAAAGGAGATTGCAGAGAAAGATAATGATGGAGGAAAGGAAGCTTGTCTTGGCTCAGAGGAAACTAGAATCCATCCGTCTTCTGACGGTGCTCCTCGAGAAAGTTCAG gccctgaGGCAGGAAGAAGAGGTAGCGCAAAAGCTGTATGAACTCGAGAAGGCTCGACAGGAGCAGctacagagagagaaagaacagAAAGAAGCGGAGGAGCGAAAGAAAAAGAGGGCAGAAGCACGGAAGGAAAAACAACTCAGGCACAAGGAAAAGAAACTCCGATCTAAGATTATCAACGCTTTGAAG ACCAAAGAAGAGAAAGCTCAAGAGGAAAAACGTGAAAAACTCAGGAAGCAACTGACCAAAACAAGACTGAGGTCCAGCATCGTTACGGCATCTTCGTCGAGTCACCGTCCTACCACACCGGAACAACCATACACCATCCAAACACAGATGATATCACCAGAGGCTTTGCAAAGGCTTGAGGAGTATCATCGCAGTTTGGCCATCTACCAGAGGCAGCTTGCAGCGTACCATCGGAATATGGCCAGTCACTCGTACTACCAGAACAGAAACCAGCAAAGACGGTTTGGGAGCTTCCGCTCACCATATGGAACATTCACACTGAAAAAGAGACAGTATCAGAATTGGAAAGATAGGGATCATTCACATCGGGGAAGGGACCGTTACAGGTCCAGGTCAAGATCTAGAAGTAGGAATAGAACAAAAAGTAGGTCTAGGagtaggtctagatctagatacaGGACGAGGTCAAGGACAAGATCAAGGTCTCGATCTAGGACTAGATCAAGGAGTAGGTCACGGACAAGGTCAAGAACAAGATCTAGATCAAGAGAAAGGTCTGAGCCAAGGTCTAGCTCCAGAAAATGGAAGAGGGAAAGATATAGGACTAgatctaggtctagatctagcaGCAGATCTAGATCAAGAGAGAGGTCAAGATCTAAGACACGTGAAAGATCAAGGTCAGAATCTGAGGAAAAATCTCATTCAAGATCTCAGAGTCGGGACCAAGACAAAGCCAGAAGTAGGTCAAGTGTCAAGTCTAAATCTAAAGCTAAGAAGAAATCTAagttaaaaaagaaatcaaagtcAAAGCATAGATCAAGGTCCATAGACAGGTCCAAGTCTGGAGATATAAAGAGATCCAAGTCAAAAGAAAAGTCCAGATCAAGAGATGGCTCTCGGAGCAGATCTGGACATAGGTCAGAGTCTAGGGAGAGATCAAGAGATGATTCCAGAGCTTCTGAACCCCCATTCGACAATGAAGTTGACAGTGTACATGAATCACCCATTCGGTCTAAATCTGGAGAAAGAGACAATGAAGACAAACAGCGTGAAGATGTGTCTCCGAGTAGGTCCCAAGCCAAGGAGACACTCACCTCAGGGAATATGTTGGGAGATTCTCAGTCCCAAAAGGGTGATGACGAGAGTGCTGCATCGGGTGGGTGTAGTTCAGAGGAACCAAACCCTGTGTCTGTAGCTTTTGCAACTTGCGATCAGGATGATTTGGCTTCAGAAACTTTAGGGTCTGCTGAAAGGGTTTCCCCGTCACCAAATCATGGTGATGAATCAAATGAGGTATCAACTCTGAGATCTGAGAAAGAAGAAGTTGAATCGGTGAAGGTGTCAGAGGCCACTTTACCTCAAGGCGATGACGACGATGAATCTTCTGTCGGGTCCGAGTCGGAGGACAGAATCGGGTCTGGAAATGCATCAAGGGCTTCCACTCCGCAAAATGAAGACGAAGTCAACACTAATTGGGCTTTTTGA
- the LOC129261487 gene encoding A-kinase anchor protein 17A-like isoform X2 — translation MLGCRLQRSATWPGKMYLLVGKSHLNCGHSHITMATVGCQLCSNSTEAIELYESKFLYLKPIAKINISVTLPQMKTPGKSISNWEVMEKLKKMAKPDSFLVLRVTKSSLDFLRFEAELEARSIIKVMITRLDTKSIKLSGFTEVMKVRAAEAKIPFPNRHDWDVFFRDAKNMNENNPGERPDTIHVESLPVRWFAIDVEPDKPSEIVVRNVFGTCGVIRNIDIPMLDPYRHESQVTGGNFGKISSLGTNLTFDVYVQFMEYIGFVKAMDTFKGMKLMRIGQEEKSYTAEIKVDFDKTRHLSAKSMKKREKERQKLIELIRKREEQKRLEKEEEERKKEEERKKKEEEIKLKQLQKQMKAQLRKNRQTEREERRRQKREERRLQRKIMMEERKLVLAQRKLESIRLLTVLLEKVQALRQEEEVAQKLYELEKARQEQLQREKEQKEAEERKKKRAEARKEKQLRHKEKKLRSKIINALKTKEEKAQEEKREKLRKQLTKTRLRSSIVTASSSSHRPTTPEQPYTIQTQMISPEALQRLEEYHRSLAIYQRQLAAYHRNMASHSYYQNRNQQRRFGSFRSPYGTFTLKKRQYQNWKDRDHSHRGRDRYRSRSRSRSRNRTKSRSRSRSRSRYRTRSRTRSRSRSRTRSRSRSRTRSRTRSRSRERSEPRSSSRKWKRERYRTRSRSRSSSRSRSRERSRSKTRERSRSESEEKSHSRSQSRDQDKARSRSSVKSKSKAKKKSKLKKKSKSKHRSRSIDRSKSGDIKRSKSKEKSRSRDGSRSRSGHRSESRERSRDDSRASEPPFDNEVDSVHESPIRSKSGERDNEDKQREDVSPSRSQAKETLTSGNMLGDSQSQKGDDESAASGGCSSEEPNPVSVAFATCDQDDLASETLGSAERVSPSPNHGDESNEVSTLRSEKEEVESVKVSEATLPQGDDDDESSVGSESEDRIGSGNASRASTPQNEDEVNTNWAF, via the exons ATGTTGGGTTGCAGGTTGCAACGATCGGCAACTTGGCCTGGTAAG ATGTACCTTCTGGTCGGCAAAAGTCATCTCAATTGCGGACATTCACAcatcaccatggcaacagttGGGTGTCAGCTCTGTAGCAACTCAACAGAGGCTATTGAGTTGTATGAGAGCAAGTTCCTTTACCTGAAGCCGATTGCGAAAATCAACATCTCTGTGACCTTACCCCAGATGAAAACACCAG gGAAGTCAATCAGCAATTGGGAGGTAATGGAAAAGCTGAAGAAGATGGCCAAACCAGACTCTTTCCTTGTCTTGCGGGTCACCAAAAGCTCACTGGACTTCCTGCGATTCGAGGCTGAGCTTGAAGCACGCTCCATCATCAAAGTCATGATCACAAGACTGGACACGAAGAGCATCAAGCTTAGCGGGTTCACGGAGGTCATGAAAGTGCGAGCCGCCGAGGCAAAGATCCCTTTCCCAAACCGCCACGACTGGGATGTCTTCTTCCGGGATGCAAAGAACATGAATGAGAACAATCCTGGGGAGAGACCGGATACAATTCACGTGGAGAGTCTACCGGTGCGATGGTTTGCCATCGACGTCGAACCGGACAAACCAAGCGAGATCGTGGTGAGGAATGTCTTTGGCACTTGTGGCGTGATCAGGAATATTGACATCCCGATGTTGGATCCATACAGACACGAGAGTCAAGTGACTGGAGGGAACTTTGGAAAGATCTCTAGTCTCGGCACCAACCTGACATTTGATGTCTACGTGCAGTTCATGGAGTACATTGGATTTGTGAAAGCAATGGACACCTTCAAAGGCATGAAACTCATGAGAATTGGACAGGAAGAAAAGTCTTATACAGCTGAAATCAAG GTGGACTTTGATAAGACAAGACATCTCAGTGCAAAATCaatgaagaagagagagaaggaacGGCAGAAGTTGATAGAATTGATAAGAAAGAGGGAAGAGCAAAAAAGATtggagaaagaagaggaagagagaaagaaagaggaagaaag gaagaagaaggaggaggagatcAAGCTGAAGCAATTGCAAAAGCAGATGAAAGCACAGCTGAGGAAGAACCGACAGACAGAACGAGAGGAGAGACGGAGACAGAAGAGAGAGGAAAGGAGATTGCAGAGAAAGATAATGATGGAGGAAAGGAAGCTTGTCTTGGCTCAGAGGAAACTAGAATCCATCCGTCTTCTGACGGTGCTCCTCGAGAAAGTTCAG gccctgaGGCAGGAAGAAGAGGTAGCGCAAAAGCTGTATGAACTCGAGAAGGCTCGACAGGAGCAGctacagagagagaaagaacagAAAGAAGCGGAGGAGCGAAAGAAAAAGAGGGCAGAAGCACGGAAGGAAAAACAACTCAGGCACAAGGAAAAGAAACTCCGATCTAAGATTATCAACGCTTTGAAG ACCAAAGAAGAGAAAGCTCAAGAGGAAAAACGTGAAAAACTCAGGAAGCAACTGACCAAAACAAGACTGAGGTCCAGCATCGTTACGGCATCTTCGTCGAGTCACCGTCCTACCACACCGGAACAACCATACACCATCCAAACACAGATGATATCACCAGAGGCTTTGCAAAGGCTTGAGGAGTATCATCGCAGTTTGGCCATCTACCAGAGGCAGCTTGCAGCGTACCATCGGAATATGGCCAGTCACTCGTACTACCAGAACAGAAACCAGCAAAGACGGTTTGGGAGCTTCCGCTCACCATATGGAACATTCACACTGAAAAAGAGACAGTATCAGAATTGGAAAGATAGGGATCATTCACATCGGGGAAGGGACCGTTACAGGTCCAGGTCAAGATCTAGAAGTAGGAATAGAACAAAAAGTAGGTCTAGGagtaggtctagatctagatacaGGACGAGGTCAAGGACAAGATCAAGGTCTCGATCTAGGACTAGATCAAGGAGTAGGTCACGGACAAGGTCAAGAACAAGATCTAGATCAAGAGAAAGGTCTGAGCCAAGGTCTAGCTCCAGAAAATGGAAGAGGGAAAGATATAGGACTAgatctaggtctagatctagcaGCAGATCTAGATCAAGAGAGAGGTCAAGATCTAAGACACGTGAAAGATCAAGGTCAGAATCTGAGGAAAAATCTCATTCAAGATCTCAGAGTCGGGACCAAGACAAAGCCAGAAGTAGGTCAAGTGTCAAGTCTAAATCTAAAGCTAAGAAGAAATCTAagttaaaaaagaaatcaaagtcAAAGCATAGATCAAGGTCCATAGACAGGTCCAAGTCTGGAGATATAAAGAGATCCAAGTCAAAAGAAAAGTCCAGATCAAGAGATGGCTCTCGGAGCAGATCTGGACATAGGTCAGAGTCTAGGGAGAGATCAAGAGATGATTCCAGAGCTTCTGAACCCCCATTCGACAATGAAGTTGACAGTGTACATGAATCACCCATTCGGTCTAAATCTGGAGAAAGAGACAATGAAGACAAACAGCGTGAAGATGTGTCTCCGAGTAGGTCCCAAGCCAAGGAGACACTCACCTCAGGGAATATGTTGGGAGATTCTCAGTCCCAAAAGGGTGATGACGAGAGTGCTGCATCGGGTGGGTGTAGTTCAGAGGAACCAAACCCTGTGTCTGTAGCTTTTGCAACTTGCGATCAGGATGATTTGGCTTCAGAAACTTTAGGGTCTGCTGAAAGGGTTTCCCCGTCACCAAATCATGGTGATGAATCAAATGAGGTATCAACTCTGAGATCTGAGAAAGAAGAAGTTGAATCGGTGAAGGTGTCAGAGGCCACTTTACCTCAAGGCGATGACGACGATGAATCTTCTGTCGGGTCCGAGTCGGAGGACAGAATCGGGTCTGGAAATGCATCAAGGGCTTCCACTCCGCAAAATGAAGACGAAGTCAACACTAATTGGGCTTTTTGA
- the LOC129261487 gene encoding A-kinase anchor protein 17A-like isoform X1, with protein MHSSTAHTCWVAGCNDRQLGLMYLLVGKSHLNCGHSHITMATVGCQLCSNSTEAIELYESKFLYLKPIAKINISVTLPQMKTPGKSISNWEVMEKLKKMAKPDSFLVLRVTKSSLDFLRFEAELEARSIIKVMITRLDTKSIKLSGFTEVMKVRAAEAKIPFPNRHDWDVFFRDAKNMNENNPGERPDTIHVESLPVRWFAIDVEPDKPSEIVVRNVFGTCGVIRNIDIPMLDPYRHESQVTGGNFGKISSLGTNLTFDVYVQFMEYIGFVKAMDTFKGMKLMRIGQEEKSYTAEIKVDFDKTRHLSAKSMKKREKERQKLIELIRKREEQKRLEKEEEERKKEEERKKKEEEIKLKQLQKQMKAQLRKNRQTEREERRRQKREERRLQRKIMMEERKLVLAQRKLESIRLLTVLLEKVQALRQEEEVAQKLYELEKARQEQLQREKEQKEAEERKKKRAEARKEKQLRHKEKKLRSKIINALKTKEEKAQEEKREKLRKQLTKTRLRSSIVTASSSSHRPTTPEQPYTIQTQMISPEALQRLEEYHRSLAIYQRQLAAYHRNMASHSYYQNRNQQRRFGSFRSPYGTFTLKKRQYQNWKDRDHSHRGRDRYRSRSRSRSRNRTKSRSRSRSRSRYRTRSRTRSRSRSRTRSRSRSRTRSRTRSRSRERSEPRSSSRKWKRERYRTRSRSRSSSRSRSRERSRSKTRERSRSESEEKSHSRSQSRDQDKARSRSSVKSKSKAKKKSKLKKKSKSKHRSRSIDRSKSGDIKRSKSKEKSRSRDGSRSRSGHRSESRERSRDDSRASEPPFDNEVDSVHESPIRSKSGERDNEDKQREDVSPSRSQAKETLTSGNMLGDSQSQKGDDESAASGGCSSEEPNPVSVAFATCDQDDLASETLGSAERVSPSPNHGDESNEVSTLRSEKEEVESVKVSEATLPQGDDDDESSVGSESEDRIGSGNASRASTPQNEDEVNTNWAF; from the exons ATGCACAGTAGTACAGCACACACATGTTGGGTTGCAGGTTGCAACGATCGGCAACTTGGCCTG ATGTACCTTCTGGTCGGCAAAAGTCATCTCAATTGCGGACATTCACAcatcaccatggcaacagttGGGTGTCAGCTCTGTAGCAACTCAACAGAGGCTATTGAGTTGTATGAGAGCAAGTTCCTTTACCTGAAGCCGATTGCGAAAATCAACATCTCTGTGACCTTACCCCAGATGAAAACACCAG gGAAGTCAATCAGCAATTGGGAGGTAATGGAAAAGCTGAAGAAGATGGCCAAACCAGACTCTTTCCTTGTCTTGCGGGTCACCAAAAGCTCACTGGACTTCCTGCGATTCGAGGCTGAGCTTGAAGCACGCTCCATCATCAAAGTCATGATCACAAGACTGGACACGAAGAGCATCAAGCTTAGCGGGTTCACGGAGGTCATGAAAGTGCGAGCCGCCGAGGCAAAGATCCCTTTCCCAAACCGCCACGACTGGGATGTCTTCTTCCGGGATGCAAAGAACATGAATGAGAACAATCCTGGGGAGAGACCGGATACAATTCACGTGGAGAGTCTACCGGTGCGATGGTTTGCCATCGACGTCGAACCGGACAAACCAAGCGAGATCGTGGTGAGGAATGTCTTTGGCACTTGTGGCGTGATCAGGAATATTGACATCCCGATGTTGGATCCATACAGACACGAGAGTCAAGTGACTGGAGGGAACTTTGGAAAGATCTCTAGTCTCGGCACCAACCTGACATTTGATGTCTACGTGCAGTTCATGGAGTACATTGGATTTGTGAAAGCAATGGACACCTTCAAAGGCATGAAACTCATGAGAATTGGACAGGAAGAAAAGTCTTATACAGCTGAAATCAAG GTGGACTTTGATAAGACAAGACATCTCAGTGCAAAATCaatgaagaagagagagaaggaacGGCAGAAGTTGATAGAATTGATAAGAAAGAGGGAAGAGCAAAAAAGATtggagaaagaagaggaagagagaaagaaagaggaagaaag gaagaagaaggaggaggagatcAAGCTGAAGCAATTGCAAAAGCAGATGAAAGCACAGCTGAGGAAGAACCGACAGACAGAACGAGAGGAGAGACGGAGACAGAAGAGAGAGGAAAGGAGATTGCAGAGAAAGATAATGATGGAGGAAAGGAAGCTTGTCTTGGCTCAGAGGAAACTAGAATCCATCCGTCTTCTGACGGTGCTCCTCGAGAAAGTTCAG gccctgaGGCAGGAAGAAGAGGTAGCGCAAAAGCTGTATGAACTCGAGAAGGCTCGACAGGAGCAGctacagagagagaaagaacagAAAGAAGCGGAGGAGCGAAAGAAAAAGAGGGCAGAAGCACGGAAGGAAAAACAACTCAGGCACAAGGAAAAGAAACTCCGATCTAAGATTATCAACGCTTTGAAG ACCAAAGAAGAGAAAGCTCAAGAGGAAAAACGTGAAAAACTCAGGAAGCAACTGACCAAAACAAGACTGAGGTCCAGCATCGTTACGGCATCTTCGTCGAGTCACCGTCCTACCACACCGGAACAACCATACACCATCCAAACACAGATGATATCACCAGAGGCTTTGCAAAGGCTTGAGGAGTATCATCGCAGTTTGGCCATCTACCAGAGGCAGCTTGCAGCGTACCATCGGAATATGGCCAGTCACTCGTACTACCAGAACAGAAACCAGCAAAGACGGTTTGGGAGCTTCCGCTCACCATATGGAACATTCACACTGAAAAAGAGACAGTATCAGAATTGGAAAGATAGGGATCATTCACATCGGGGAAGGGACCGTTACAGGTCCAGGTCAAGATCTAGAAGTAGGAATAGAACAAAAAGTAGGTCTAGGagtaggtctagatctagatacaGGACGAGGTCAAGGACAAGATCAAGGTCTCGATCTAGGACTAGATCAAGGAGTAGGTCACGGACAAGGTCAAGAACAAGATCTAGATCAAGAGAAAGGTCTGAGCCAAGGTCTAGCTCCAGAAAATGGAAGAGGGAAAGATATAGGACTAgatctaggtctagatctagcaGCAGATCTAGATCAAGAGAGAGGTCAAGATCTAAGACACGTGAAAGATCAAGGTCAGAATCTGAGGAAAAATCTCATTCAAGATCTCAGAGTCGGGACCAAGACAAAGCCAGAAGTAGGTCAAGTGTCAAGTCTAAATCTAAAGCTAAGAAGAAATCTAagttaaaaaagaaatcaaagtcAAAGCATAGATCAAGGTCCATAGACAGGTCCAAGTCTGGAGATATAAAGAGATCCAAGTCAAAAGAAAAGTCCAGATCAAGAGATGGCTCTCGGAGCAGATCTGGACATAGGTCAGAGTCTAGGGAGAGATCAAGAGATGATTCCAGAGCTTCTGAACCCCCATTCGACAATGAAGTTGACAGTGTACATGAATCACCCATTCGGTCTAAATCTGGAGAAAGAGACAATGAAGACAAACAGCGTGAAGATGTGTCTCCGAGTAGGTCCCAAGCCAAGGAGACACTCACCTCAGGGAATATGTTGGGAGATTCTCAGTCCCAAAAGGGTGATGACGAGAGTGCTGCATCGGGTGGGTGTAGTTCAGAGGAACCAAACCCTGTGTCTGTAGCTTTTGCAACTTGCGATCAGGATGATTTGGCTTCAGAAACTTTAGGGTCTGCTGAAAGGGTTTCCCCGTCACCAAATCATGGTGATGAATCAAATGAGGTATCAACTCTGAGATCTGAGAAAGAAGAAGTTGAATCGGTGAAGGTGTCAGAGGCCACTTTACCTCAAGGCGATGACGACGATGAATCTTCTGTCGGGTCCGAGTCGGAGGACAGAATCGGGTCTGGAAATGCATCAAGGGCTTCCACTCCGCAAAATGAAGACGAAGTCAACACTAATTGGGCTTTTTGA